In one window of Leptospira sp. GIMC2001 DNA:
- a CDS encoding NAD-dependent epimerase/dehydratase family protein, protein MNIFITGASGFIGGAIAAKLRENHNLLAMSRSEKTDLAIKELGAEPIRSELGEVKAEHLHGVDVIIHSAAFVSPWGKKEEYRKITIDGTAQLLKVAKEAGVKRFIHISSEAALFAGQDMLDIDETYNYPKKHKFLYPWSKAESEKLVRDANQTGKFETIVLRPRLVWGPGDQTVLPALVEMVNKGQFAWMDEGRYETSTTHIQNFVHAVKLALTAGRPGEVYFITDGEKTSFREFLTKLLATRNIVPPSKSIPSWFARTLAFLLEGVYKIFFIRKEPPLTRFAANIMSAHCTIRIDKARLELNYSPQINIDQGLKALSQ, encoded by the coding sequence ATGAATATATTTATTACAGGAGCATCTGGATTTATTGGAGGTGCAATTGCTGCAAAGTTGCGAGAAAACCACAATTTGCTTGCTATGTCAAGATCCGAAAAAACTGATTTAGCCATTAAAGAATTGGGAGCCGAACCAATTCGATCTGAATTAGGAGAAGTCAAGGCGGAACATCTTCACGGTGTCGACGTTATAATTCATTCCGCTGCATTTGTTTCTCCTTGGGGAAAAAAGGAAGAATACCGCAAGATAACCATAGATGGAACAGCTCAATTACTAAAGGTCGCCAAAGAAGCTGGTGTGAAAAGGTTTATACATATTTCTAGCGAGGCAGCATTATTTGCGGGTCAGGATATGTTAGATATTGATGAAACTTATAACTATCCCAAAAAACATAAATTTTTATACCCTTGGTCTAAAGCGGAATCAGAAAAACTTGTTCGCGATGCAAATCAAACAGGAAAATTCGAAACAATTGTTCTTAGACCACGACTGGTGTGGGGACCAGGTGATCAAACTGTTTTGCCAGCGCTCGTTGAGATGGTAAATAAAGGGCAATTTGCTTGGATGGATGAAGGCAGATATGAAACTTCAACCACTCATATTCAAAATTTTGTTCATGCGGTCAAGCTTGCTCTTACTGCAGGACGCCCAGGTGAAGTATATTTTATTACCGATGGAGAAAAGACAAGTTTCAGAGAATTTTTGACAAAACTTCTTGCAACACGAAATATTGTTCCTCCTTCCAAATCAATTCCTAGTTGGTTTGCGCGAACTCTCGCATTTCTTCTTGAGGGAGTTTACAAAATATTTTTTATTCGAAAAGAGCCACCTTTGACCCGTTTTGCGGCAAATATCATGTCAGCACATTGCACCATTCGTATTGATAAGGCAAGGTTGGAATTGAATTACAGCCCACAAATAAATATTGATCAGGGATTAAAAGCACTTAGCCAATAA
- a CDS encoding DUF5615 family PIN-like protein, translating to MLLFDANLSPRLILELNKDFPDSQHVISIGLEKHDVSIREYAKSNKLTIISKDQDFFQLYLEFGHPPKFIWIKRGNCQTKEILELLIINKTLIHNFLLDQDIGLLILK from the coding sequence ATGTTGCTTTTTGATGCAAACCTTTCTCCTCGATTAATCCTGGAATTAAATAAGGATTTTCCAGATTCGCAACATGTAATTTCAATTGGACTAGAAAAGCATGATGTATCGATTCGAGAATATGCTAAATCGAACAAACTAACAATAATTTCAAAAGACCAAGATTTCTTTCAATTATATTTAGAATTTGGACACCCACCTAAATTCATTTGGATAAAACGAGGAAATTGTCAAACCAAAGAAATTCTTGAACTTTTGATAATCAATAAAACATTGATTCATAATTTTTTATTAGATCAAGATATTGGTTTGTTAATTTTAAAATAA
- a CDS encoding DUF433 domain-containing protein, which translates to MVNYKDRITFNNAVRTGKPCIRNLRVTVYDILGYLASGMTNSDILRDFPYLEEDDIFAALAYAADFEKSILIA; encoded by the coding sequence ATGGTTAACTACAAAGATAGAATTACTTTTAATAATGCAGTTAGAACTGGGAAACCTTGTATTCGAAATTTAAGAGTAACTGTCTATGATATTTTAGGTTATTTAGCGTCAGGTATGACTAATTCTGATATACTTAGAGATTTTCCATATTTAGAAGAGGATGATATATTCGCTGCTCTAGCTTATGCTGCCGATTTTGAAAAATCGATATTGATTGCATAA
- a CDS encoding IS3 family transposase produces the protein MKDNVLYFKVVKMCKTLEVSRSGYYNWKNRRLSKRKVFNMLLLSEIKRIHIESEEIYGSPKIYETLITEGYLCNRKLVERLMKLAKIRSKIKKKFRVVTTNSKHSNEISPNILNRKFNASKPGEVWCSDITYIEVKSRWFYLTTIIDLFNREIVGWDLSESLESNSLITCFDNAFNLHKPEPGCIFHSDRGIQFASREFRRKLQESEMKQSMSRKGDCWDNAVAESFFKILKSELIRHVRYDDMKQAKQSLFEYIEIFYNRKRIHSTLGFTSPSEFKKLYKMRTA, from the coding sequence ATTAAAGATAACGTATTATATTTTAAAGTGGTGAAAATGTGCAAGACTTTAGAAGTCTCTAGGTCTGGTTATTACAACTGGAAGAATAGAAGATTAAGTAAACGAAAAGTATTTAATATGCTATTGCTATCTGAGATAAAACGTATCCACATAGAATCAGAAGAAATATATGGTAGCCCAAAAATCTATGAAACATTGATTACAGAGGGATACTTATGTAATAGAAAACTTGTAGAAAGATTAATGAAATTAGCGAAAATTCGCAGTAAAATCAAGAAAAAGTTTAGAGTCGTAACAACGAACTCAAAACATTCTAATGAGATTTCTCCAAACATATTAAATCGAAAATTTAATGCTTCAAAACCTGGAGAAGTATGGTGTTCAGATATCACCTATATAGAAGTAAAATCTCGTTGGTTTTATTTAACTACGATAATCGATTTGTTTAATCGAGAAATAGTTGGTTGGGATCTAAGCGAAAGCCTAGAATCTAATTCACTAATAACCTGCTTTGATAATGCTTTCAATTTACACAAACCAGAGCCAGGTTGTATATTCCATTCTGACCGTGGCATACAGTTTGCATCTAGGGAGTTTCGAAGAAAATTACAGGAAAGTGAAATGAAGCAAAGTATGAGTAGAAAAGGCGATTGTTGGGACAATGCTGTAGCTGAATCCTTTTTTAAAATATTAAAGTCTGAATTGATAAGGCATGTAAGGTATGATGATATGAAACAAGCAAAACAAAGTTTATTCGAATATATTGAAATATTTTACAATAGGAAAAGAATTCATTCTACTTTAGGCTTTACTTCACCTAGCGAATTCAAAAAACTATATAAAATGCGAACTGCCTAA